The Zeugodacus cucurbitae isolate PBARC_wt_2022May chromosome 4, idZeuCucr1.2, whole genome shotgun sequence genome includes the window TAGGTCTTCTACTATCGCAGCTGATTTCTGGCAATTGACTTGTGTGCGCGTCAAAATGGTAACAGAGTTTGACAAATAAAATGGTCTGTTATCTAACAGATTAGTGGAAATCGAAATCAAATGTCATTTGGTATTTAGTAATGGCTGCATTTCCTGTCGTTCGTTGGCTATTTTTGttctatttatttgaatacattttattaataataaaaattaatatttgttattattatgtgCATTAATAAAAGCGCTGATATGGCAATGAAGCGATTCTCTACAAACAGCTGTTTTACGTTGTTGCAAATTTGCAGCTCATTGGTTATTTTCGCATTTATGCAGTGCTCTGTCCGCCAAAGATAACCTGTCCGCTGACCAAAGTCAATTGTgcgttaattaattaaattgaatacaaTGTATAAATGTGTGTAGATATTCGCAAATATGTATACgtaaactttaaatttataaatagaatTTGCACAACAAAGAGAAGAAAGTGCATTCTATGTGCTGTTTGTTCAGTGCAGTTCAATTGGGTTTATGCATTCAGTGCAACAATTTATGCCGATTTGTTTATATGacctaatataaaatatgcatgtAAATGCTACCTGtttgatgttatatatatatatatatatatatatatatatatatacgctaTGTATTTCAACTTtgcgtaataaatatttattgcagatTTACTTTGAGCATATTAGAAGATACATATTTAGCATGCCCTGCTAGTGAACTTCGTACTGAGTAGTACGAGCTCAccaagttatatatgtatgtatgtagtcttATTGTATGTACTGAGTTAacagaattaaatttaatgactCCCAGCTATAAACTATCTACTGTCCTACGTAATCAAGTTCTAAATTGGCGTattgcataaatcatttaaaaatctgAAGCCTTTCGCTCTTCCTATGCAtttataaacacacaaaaagatattttttaacgaaaaaaaaacaaaacttcatAAAAACCGCGCTTATGCAAAGCGTTTGCATAATAAAAAAGTGGTTTCAGTTTGTAAAACAAGaatttctgtaaagttttattaataatatttttgtagacattcatataagaaaaaaaaataaatttgttcgtGTATTtttctaatacatacatatattactatAAAAATTCATTCGTACATAAAATTTTACCAATAAAGTCATTTGTCAATATAAGCCTAACCTCTAACGACGACATGCTGCTGCTAACAATAACATTTTAATACCGTGTATATCTttataattgttaataaaaatagttttcgtTATTTTTGACATATCTCCAGTCAGAAGCATATCcaaaaattcataataaaaagtagttttaatataaaatgttgttGCAAAGCAATTGTGTACTACCCAACAAATGCAATAACTACTTTTCTGCTTTCAAACAACTAGTTATTCTAACAAATTAGCAGCTTGTATATAAGAATGTGCATATTGACTATGATTTACGAGATTTAGTACTTTTTTATAGTTGTTACTGACAATAGATATGATGTAGATATAAAATCATAAGTTCATATTTTAGATACACTTGATGAATTCACAATATGTGTTATTCAAAGAGTATTgtcattatttttcaaaatttaagacAGGCTTCAAACTATATGTGTGCACTTTCTAAGCAAAAcctatttattaattcattgatTGTTTATAAACTCAACTTGCGGAGATGCTCACATAAGCACttacaaaagtttaaaataactaTATTTTCATCTTTAggcattattttaataaacattttcatttataaattcatttcatATGCTTGCGATGGTCGATCTATAAAACTCCACAAATGCTCttcttattaaaatgaaatttattaaaatgaagtTGAAATGTGGTTACTTTGCAAtcttaattcaaataatttgctAATTTCGTTCGATTGTGCTTGTTAACGACTATTTGTcaccattttcaaaaataattgtaCTAAATTTTGAAGGCGAGcggattttcttatttaaataacaaattagcACATTTGCACAGCTGTCAATTCAGCCCGCTTATTATTAACGACACAGTTGGTtggttataacaacaacaatgtgacaAATTAACCGTATATTCTTCAACCATTTCCTTTTCTCtagataataaaacaaataaagccATTAATATTGACAAGCATGAAACCTGGACTTTGCCTGTTATTTATCTTTAATTAAATGATAAAAGTGGATTGCAATACTTTTAATATAGTTTTTGAGTATAGCATACAATTATGAAAAATCTCTTCTAATCTTATCGATTATGCGCTTGTATTGTGACTTCATAACACTTGTAACGggttattaaagaaataaaaaatatttaaaatattaaatacagaaTTTAGTGAGTGTCAATTCGGTTACAACTACCGGaaggtaataataataatactaactattattaaacaaatatgcaacagttcaatatttttacaaatgaaatatattcattttatatacGTTAGCATTTACGTTTGTTCGTCTCATTACTGTTTACAATAATTATATCCATTTAAACAGCTCTTTTGGTTTACAATTAAGACTAAAGgaagttttttcttaaaactcaTGTTCTAGGACTGTTTTATAATCTTAAAAATAGTACTAATTGTTATAGGTGGTTTCATTGTGCTTTATGATTATGTGAAAACACTTTCAAGAAGACTTTATAATTTCTCATTCAACGCAAATTCATATTACTGACCAATGGAATGCTAGTTGGTTGTAAATTTGGACTTACACAATTCATTTCAATTAGACGACTGTTGGCCTAACTCATTCCATCATTCAACGCTATTTTACTATAGTTCAAATACAAATGtttcaatttaataattacAACAGATTCTCCATGCAATTTGCCTTAAATACATTGAAATGTATTTTGtacttatatttttgtaaatatattatcgCAAGTGTTActcaaatatgtgtgtgtaaattgtTCGCTGATACTTTTCtcaacaaaatataaactaaatgaTTGCCGTTCTCTTAACGAACATAACAGTGGAATTACATTTATGACTATATATGCTAGAATTTCGTCGTTTGtacgcttgttttttttttttttttgggtctaCGCTTGTGCGTATTGGTAAAATTTGTTATGGATGGTCGCTCGCGAATCTCATACATTCGTATGCTAGATATTAGTATTACTTCGACTTTGTTGTTTCCGAACCATATGAGGAAGCTTTACTGATTTTCGACATATTGATTGACTTCACCATCAGTATGTAGACTATAAAGAAACAGAGATAGGGTCAGACGCATAAGACATTTAGTAATACACAATTCACTTACTTGTTAACAGTATGCCGACGGCAATCGAAAGACCAATCCAATTTTGTGCCAAAAATGAAGCCACTAGATAGTAGAGTATTAATGAGATGGAAAATATTGCCCAGAGTGCAAAATTCAGTAGATCATATGGCCGATATTTGAAATGCTTAACGGGCACTTCCTTGAAACCTGATGTCTCAAAGAAACTGCCGGTTGTGTGGAAGCTGTCGATAATGCGATCCTTCTCGCGGAACAAATTTTGCAGCCACTCAGCAGCTGCTGCCTCGTCTTCAGGTACATTCTCGAGTGGGATACGGCGTGCAAACATGTAGCCCTCAATGGGGTAGCCATTTAATAACGTAGAAATAGTCGGTGGGTGctgcaaaaattatgaaagcaaATCGTTAGTCATGTTTTGAAAGACAAGGCATTTAGTAAAAACATTTACAAACCTTCGCGTCTTTTTTGAAAGCCAAGTTAATGTCGTAAATGGCTGGGCAGCGTCCACGCAATGAGGGCAGACTGGCGATGAAGCCTTTTGTGCGTGGTATTAAATGATGTTTCAGTACAGTCATACCACGCTCTTGTGCGAATTTAACGGACGCCTCATGCTTTTTCGGTGTAAAACGTGTGCCTTCGGCATTTAGCAGTAGCCACACCGGATCTGGATATGCAAACACCTCTTTCAATTGACGCGCAATTATTTCCTTATCCTTATCGTAGGAACGCTCTAGGAACACAAACTCCGCGAAATACCAGGCCCAACCGATTGCGGGCACATATTGAATGGCTTTCTTCGCATACGCTTTGCAATTACCCAAAACACCATTCTTCTCCGTAAACATCCAACCGGCCAGCCAGTCAATTTCATATGTATGATTCATTATTAGCAAAACATGTTCTTTGCCACCGTATTTCTCCAAGTCATTTGGATCGATGTACACATGTAATTTACTATTCGAGTACCACTCGGCAACAAATAATAGTTCTGTAGGAAAAGAAAGAAAGTCTCATATGTAAGCAAATGAGTTAATTCACAGTTATTACGTAAGTACTTACGTGCGTTTAACGAATAGCAGAGATAGTACATGATGCGTCTGAAAAGCACAACATTGAAGGGTTTCAATGTCAAATGCAATATCAGCTGCACAAAATTGATCATCAGACCCGATATGAAGAATGTGATGGCTATACATAAGTGTATCAGTCTTAACTTCTTAATTTCCGCAAGTAAAGTCATGGTTGGACTCAATTACTGCTAGCTGGCTTAATAcgaattttattttgctgtgTGAATATGAGAACAAtgtaattgttattgtaaatctTTATATTCTATTAATAAATGCTTTAAGAGAAATCCCTACATATTTCGCTTGTTACTTTCTATAGACAAAATCCAAAATAATTACCtcacttatttaatatttttaattcttaactCTATGAAAACTAACTAGTGGTCTATGCACAACCCAACGCAACACTTTAACAAGCGCTACTAAATTATGCAccataaatttgtttgttaaatttGTCGAAGTAATTACTAATTTCTGTTATAAAAACCcatggaaaatggaaaaatgataaaaatcgcACGAAGACCCCAATACAACGATTGAATACAAAGTTTGAAATACAACAGCAGTATAATCATTAAAAAAGCTTATCAAACACAGATTATATATACACGTTATATATCGACAGTTGTATTTATGCCTGTGAAAAGTATAACGTAGCGCTAAAATTGATTATCGTATAATTACTGCTCTGTGATGACGCCGCCAAACTTCTCACACGAATTAATAGTCGATCATTAATAAATTACGATAGCTACTATTATTATCACAAAGCAAAGTCTAAgtgtaatacaaaaaaaaaacctttctgtataacaaatacaaacagaATTTTTATTAAGCTGTTTCCTGGACAATGGAACCGGCCAATCATTGtcagcacagcaacaacaatacctATATTTTGTTACCGCCATCACAACAATCTGGTTATTAATAcactgtttttgttattattgtattggCAGTGAAAGCAGAACATATGCTCCAAATAATTTTGGGGAAGAGTCCCCAGTTCCCCAGAAAAAAATTGGGATTCGGTCCGATTATGTAGTCCTGACTGTCGTGTGATATATATACTTGTTTATCTGAATCATCGTGATTTAATTTGGGAACACACACATTTTTCCGGTCATgtaaattgttattatatttttcatatttattaggaacataaaaacaaaaatttagataCGTAGGTGATTTGCATTTTGGAGCACTTTTATAAGAACTTAGCTTTGTATATTCTCTGAAAacgtttaaatataataaaatcacaacaCTTTTAACAACGTTCCTTGCACTTACTACTCCTTCTTTGGCACTAAAAACAACTTTTGAACTTCTTATTTGTTTGAAATGTGTGCACAATCTCTGTGAAATACTTTTTGATGATTATTATTACTAACTTtcacacatttaaaaataaattgagctAATCTATGTTTTATACACATTAATATTCTTTTACACACTCTAAAAATTGTTTGTACACTGAATAGGAAGTACTTGTTGAGTTTACACTAAAATCgcgaataaataaatgtgctCACAGCTCAAAAGTTCAATACTTAAGAGGTCCAATCACTTAAATTCGAACACATACTATTATAAATCGCTAACTTGTTGCGTGAAACTACTACACAATTCTCCTATGTGATATGCAAACAAAAGCAGTGTAGAAGtaacaataaatatactttatttacagaataaaataaataataactagtTTATGACAAGTGGGCGATAGTCCGAAGAATTATTTAATAGCATTTACACGTAAAtattatgcatatacatacatacattttgctTGAAGTCAAATGCAAATATCATAAAAACGCCGGTAtacatgtaagtatatatatttaaatcgcGCATAACGTAGCTTTCATATAATATGTTGTCGCCTATAGAATTCAATTGCTTTTATATGATAACAAATTttaatcagaaaatatattatttcattcttGCGATTGCTATTGTTATGTTTTGTATTGGAATGAGGGTCTATGTACGACATTTGACACAAGTTTTATGTGACTGACTCAATAATAAAATCATGGAATGTGAAGAGATAGCGGTAATTTTGTTGATTATATTAATACTACATTACTCACATATGGCTTTATTCCGTTTATACAAATGTAccaattataattgaaatataatatagtacagttttaatatatttatacttttgtg containing:
- the LOC105221085 gene encoding 1-acyl-sn-glycerol-3-phosphate acyltransferase gamma gives rise to the protein MTLLAEIKKLRLIHLCIAITFFISGLMINFVQLILHLTLKPFNVVLFRRIMYYLCYSLNAQLLFVAEWYSNSKLHVYIDPNDLEKYGGKEHVLLIMNHTYEIDWLAGWMFTEKNGVLGNCKAYAKKAIQYVPAIGWAWYFAEFVFLERSYDKDKEIIARQLKEVFAYPDPVWLLLNAEGTRFTPKKHEASVKFAQERGMTVLKHHLIPRTKGFIASLPSLRGRCPAIYDINLAFKKDAKHPPTISTLLNGYPIEGYMFARRIPLENVPEDEAAAAEWLQNLFREKDRIIDSFHTTGSFFETSGFKEVPVKHFKYRPYDLLNFALWAIFSISLILYYLVASFLAQNWIGLSIAVGILLTIYILMVKSINMSKISKASSYGSETTKSK